CATGCAAGAAAGAAGAATGTTATTTTGGCCGTGCTGCTTATTGCAGGGGGACTGTACTTCATTAACCATTCCAACTTCCTCATTTCTGTGAGTACACACTCATTCTACCAAGCACACACATTTCAGCCCATGAGATGATTCACATGTTCAATGCTTACATGAATGAAGTACATGTATACATCCTTctcaaacaaatatttgttctGCAGGGCTGGACAAAGTCACACCAACCAACTCCAAATAAGTTGATCTGGGAAGCGGAGAGGTTGGTTAGTAAGGAGTCCTGGGTGGAACGGGGAGATTACCTGCCTCTCAATGTGTCCTACGAGCTGCTTGCAGGAGCACCATCCACTCAACCGAGTGAGTGGCACACTCTCCTCTTCTCATTTCACCGTTTGTACATCCTCGATTCCTTCCCTCGCTTCCTTTCCTCgcatcttagtccctcccacccgAGAAGCGAACgaaggaggtgaagaagagaCATGAGGAGACAAGGAGGCACAAATTAGAAAAATGAGAAGGGTTTCCAAGCTGTCGCCTTGTCACAGGTCAGAGCTGAACTcttaaaaaatcaaacaaaaaaaaaaacccagcgGTCTGATCATGTGTCTGATACATCGGATAATGACACAGCGGATTATACAGGACAATACGTGAGAAGCATTTTTTCCACTGCCCTTcacatttgcatatttgcacCCTGGACTTGCACAGAACAGTGTTGCAGATTTTTCATTATGAATGTGACACTGTTGTACATTTGCATATATATAAAACTACATGTGAAAACAGACAATATGGAAGCATAGTGAGATTATGtcttaaacaaattaatttcctaattttcaacaagtctatttttagaaaagtaaagacttttaacccacaatGACCTGGTCAAAGGTTGATTGAacgtgtactgtcaggtgtgtagagacaataagtaactgcagctggacacagaaaaatactcatatttgaAAGGAGAGTTTGAGCAACCAACTCTTtgttgaacatttactgcttccacatagttttagatagaGACTTCATTTGACCTTTAAACGAGTgatgagactttgacctacaaatcttgaatttacatgtcagacatgtagatgtcttcagacccgggctgatgcaagaaggagataaacatcacttcctttgtccactattttgcccgcTGCTAcactgaaatttcgtagggggctCTATTCAGACAGTTTGCATCATTGAtagaatattgtcatgtagacgtgttcaggccgggactcttatcaaacatgtaaagtttggtgcagactggagcatttactataaagttatagcaacttcctctgtcatggcgaaacatcaaatctcaacggtttgaggatgagaattttctgcagggtgagacatgtctgtcttgctctcaCTTGcatcatcaaaattatgcaagttttgggcccattcacttgaatttcaattagtaaacaaaactcttgatgagtttgtgtgtaaaacaaattaatttcctaattttcatcaagtttatttttagaaaagtaaagacttttaacccacaatgacctggtcaaagtttgattgacatgtgtactgtcatactcatatatttgaatggagagtgtgagcgaacccacacctttttgaacatttactgcttccacatagttttagatacagacttcatttgacctttaaatgagtcacgagactttgacctacaaatcttgattttacatgtttttttttttttttttttttaaatcttttactgtttttgagatattagagtttgagttttaaagtcttttgttGCTCCCCCTGTTATTTTAtgatgagtgtgtattgcggagTGTTTCACCACAGGGAGTGACATAACGaagagcagttggagaggagtaCACTTCTGGTGAAATCTccataaatcccattactttaaaaatcacattttttgtaggaaatttcgttgcgaatccattgatacaggtttgaaagtggtcagacttatagtttagacgtcagacacctcagtttgacacaaagtccatgcccagagattgcctccccattggtttacattgtaaggtgcgatgtggcactccaactttcggggcttataaaatctaaactgttcgagttattacaaagtttttaataacttttgttcagcacagtgtgataagtcatgtactaaagtttgaagccgataccattaacgccctaggaggagatagcgtttgttcggggtccaaaattggcacaaagtgGAAAGtgaattgtggacttcctgttggatttaggggTGATTCTGGGATGTTGGAACACCTTGAGCCTTTTCTGAGTCGTGGGCCCAACTCAACAAAATACCAGTTACTGAGAGGGTGCCTTACAAAAGTAATTCAACTTCTGTGGGATCCAGAGCAAAAGCTTAAGCAAGATTTTAAATTTGGCCCTGGTAGGTCactggttaagatgcatgcAACATAACAGCAATGTCAGCGGTTTGAATCTGAAATCAAAAGACTTTAAGTGCATCCTTTACAAGCAAATAACCGAGACAATGTTTAGTACTATAGGAGAAGTGTTTAGAagtgtttataaatgttataatgGTAATATAGATCAATGGCTCTGCATTATAGAAAAAACCCTCATATTTCCCTGACATCTTTCAGGGTTTTTATCTGTTGGGTTATCATCGGTGAAAAGGAAGAAGGGCAGCTACCTGATCCCCACCTTGCAGTCCCTCTTCTCCCAGTCGTCTCCTGAAGAGCGCTCCTCCATGGTGGTGGTGGTACTGCTAGCAGATTTTGATGTCAGCTGGAGAGTCACTACGGTGAGGGAGATCAAAACTGCATTTGCCTTGGAGCTGGAGCAAGGCCACTTGGTGGTCCTGCATGTTCCTGAGGAGTGGTACCCCCCTCTTACAGGTACACTGCACATGCTATCTAGTGTACGAATACATTCATAACCCTGTCATGTTGATGTCGTGATGCTAATACAAGTCTTTCTATGGCCCTCCTGCAGGTCTAAAGAGGAACTACAATGATGCTCCTGATAGAGTGTCGTTCCGCTCCAAGCAGAACCTTGATTACTCCTTCCTGATCCACTACAGCACCGGCCTTGGTCAGTATTACCTCCAGCTGGAGGATGACATCTCCTCCGCAAAGAACTTCCTCTCCACCATCAAGAGGCATGTTGAGGAGCAAGAAGCAAAGAAAACCACCTGGGCAATGCTGGAATTCTCCAGCCTTGGCTTCATTGGGAAACTCTACAGATCAGCTCACCTTCCTCTCCTGGCccgcttcctcttcctcttctaccAGGAAATGCCCTGCGATTGGTTGATGTCACACTTCCGAGAGCTGCTGACACAGAGTAAGCCAATCCTCTTGAAACCCTCACTGTTCCAACACATGGGGACTTTCTCTTCGTTCCAAGGGATATATAACAAACTAAAGGACAAGGATTTTGAGGAGGGGTTGTACTCCAATCCTCCAGCAGAAGTTTACTCCAATATGTCCACTTACCAGAAACACTTCCCCAAACTGGCCTGGGACGCTGGGGAGGGATTCTTCTGGGGACGCTCCCCAGAGAAAGGAAATTACCTGACTGTGGTGTTCAGGGACCCTACAGTGGTGACAGAGATATTTGTAGAAACAGGCTCGGGGGGCAAAGACCTCCTTGAGTCAGCTTCGGTGGAAATAGGCCACAATGTGGTTACCATtgacaaagacaagaaaagtTGCAAAGAGTTCCAGTCAGTGGGGACAATGGAGAATGGGAGGTTTGGGATGCAGGAGGTAGACAAAAAATATGGCTCTGAATCTTCCTGTCTGAGGATACAAGTCACAGCTGGGCAGAGGGATTGGGTGATCATTAGGAAAATCAGGATCGCAACAAAGCCAAGAACACCTCCACACCAAGCACAGGTGtgaatttgtttttcctgccaGATTAATAATTTATCTCTGTTTGATTTGCTGGACCTTGTGTACTGACGAAACACAAGACTATCGTGCCTTGTTAAACTGTTTCATCGGTGAAACTACAATCAAACGCTCAATTATATTGTAAAGCCACTGTATATGAAGAAAATGTTTGACCAAGCTCTGTGATGTTATCTCTTCAACATAATAAGGAGATTTGCAATGATAAAAGTTATCAGCAATAAGAAAACAGTTCTATGTGTTTTGTATCAGATTGACATTTTAACTTTCACAGGAggtgtttatttatattgtttattgtctttttaaatgttgaagTGTGGAGGAGAGAGTAACTCAATGAAATCCATGTGGTTTTATAATGAGTCATGAGTCACGAGGACAGGGCCATTCTGTGTTCCAGAGGATTGTGCAGTGGTTTATTTCTCAAAGTATTGAAGGCAGGTTTAGATTGTAAAACATAATGCACTCAATAAAAAAACACGTGCTTGTATAACCACACCAACAGCCTTACATTGTACTGGACCTTGTTCATGCTACCGTTTTAATTGAATTATATGTTAAAATTTACACCTCATAAATTGGAGTATGTCTGCTCTTTCAATGTCAAGTCAATGATGATCAACTACATTTATGCAATATATGTGTCCATTTTATAGTAGGTGTGTTCTACATTTTTCAACAGTTCAAGATTCagattttcttcttcatatACCCATAATGCTGCAAAATGTTGCTAAACCTATCCCAGAATTTGAGTGGGCACCAAATCAAatcactgactgacaaacaTGCATATTATCTACTTACAGTCTACTTCTGTTTCCATGAAGGAGAGAACAATATATTTATTCTTTTGCAGTGTTTAACGGCACTGGAACTCTTATCTTATCTGGCAAGTTCACAGAACAATCAGACATTCTAGACGGAACAGCAACTAATAAGCGCAACAGAGGTagaaaccagagagagagagagaggaagtagGCGAGAGGAAATAGTATGTGGATGTAGACTGACAATGTGGATTAAAAAACCTTCCAGTCATTGATCATCATGAGTCAAACATCCATAACAAAAACCACTGTGAGTATGGTCAGCCATGCTAAAAATAAGCAAAACTTGGCTTacaaggtttgtttttttgaaggtATTTTCTCGTCCACTAAGAGAATTAAATGTCACTGGTCTTGCtgtgcatctctgtctctctgtttggaGGATGATGGTTTTCCCTGGCTCACTACTGACACGTTGCATACTGGTTTCCCCTTGCCAGTATCGGGCCTGCTACCTGTTCCCTTTGCAGTAGCAGGCCTCAACGCTGCATTCTCCTCAGTATCCTGTACAGCTTGTTTGTCCTTGGCAGGCTGAGCATCAGATCCAAACACTACTGCCTGCAAGTCTTGGTCTGTCTGGTTAGCAGTTCTCTCGCCTCCAGTGACGGGTCGGGTCTGAGATGCTGGACGGGCTTCAGCTGCAGATGTGTGAATGGAGGACGGGGCAGCACCATCCTGCTGTTCACCCCCATTGGTCTGAAACATATGAGAGCAGACAGTAGCCACTTGCTCAGTCTTAAGAGACATGGGGACAGATTTAAAGCAAGACTgtaacttttaaaagaaaaaataacattcTACCTATGCAAGATTAAATTCATAAGCAGTAAACCCAGGTGTTGCTGTTTTCAGCCTCACTTGGTCTTGTATGACTAGTAGCTAATGGTGTTAGCTACTGACCATTAGTAGCTACATAGTCTTGATGTCAGGTTGTTCTTTATCTGCAGCACACCACTCTCATGTGTTCCTATCTCGTTTCATTGGTGTCTGCCTTCTGACGGTCCTAATTAGATAACACTGCCCTCTTGAATTTTGGCAACCCATCCTAAATGATAACCTAACCCCTCACCCTGTGACCATGACACTTAACAGCACTGGGGCCATAAGTGACAAATACAGGataatgctaaatgctaaaacaaATTTTGTAACAGTAGCATAAGTAAAGAAGAGtcataaagtaaacaaaatgattcagtaatgtcagttataCAGCAATATCTATCCaaagttagctaacattagccacaaTAAGCTACTGGACATACCAGACCACATAAGGCTATAGGagcaaaacccctgagtgtTCTGAATTGAGAAAAAGGTTTTAGAGAATTAAACTTTTCATGTTGTGGCAATTATGGggaaatgatcaaatataacaTGATACTAGCAGAAGTTATGCAGTTGaactgactcagtaatgtcagttaaaCAGTAATATCTATAgtaatatctatctatatatttGCTAATATTAGCCACCATGAGCTATTGGTCATACCAGAACAAGTAAGACTGTACCAGCAAAACCCGAGTGTGGTTGAGTGAGTACATTTGTTTGCTTATGAATTCAAAATTTCATTTGTAAGATTTAGAATGTATTATATcttatttcaaaagtttcatAGTCTGTCTTTAATGTACACTTTTAAAAAGGTGAACTAATTTGCTCTAcagtttaaaggacaggttcacagtttttcagtctgtcttgagacagtcaggtgtccatatgaacactgaaagattttccttgctgtaatcattcctcttgttcatactggctattaaaagatccccttcaaatgtgcttttaatgtaagtgatggaggccaaaatccacagtgtgtccacacagtcattatgtgcaataatgcatttaaaagtttatctgaagctcatatgaggcttcagcagtctgaagtagtcatatcaagtggacatctgccacatttacagtctttttagcatctaatttcctctttgtgtttcctcttacAGTGATTCCCTGTTGAgttgcggtggaagtatagtaacaaaaagaagtttggcaataaaaagactgtactgttgaaagatatctacttgatttgacacATGCTCAGAAGGAGGTGTAGGAGAATTTCTTAAGAATTTAAGTTCTCTGaagaattaaaaacacagattgatgaatctttctctctttactcTTACATGCCAGCACGGAGAAGGGCACACAGCCGTTCTCCCGAACAACCAAACAGTCTCGgctaaaatacataaatatatagtgATAAAGTAACAATGTCATAAAATAAGAAAGCATATAGCCTAACCAATAAACACTGCTAAACTCTTTATGACACAGTCAATTCCACTACCAGGTGTCTCTAACAAGATTCACTGTATCGGCACATACTGTGACACAATAAATCCCTTACAGAGGACTGTGGactttggcccccatcacttacattgttagtgcattatgaagggatcatctaatggtcagtatgagcagcagaaatgattatggaaagaaaaacctatttcaatgttcatttgggctcctgactattggtttaagacaggcttgaaaaactgtgaacttgtcctttaatccTTGAACATGACATTATACTATCTAAGTTTGCCTTTGACTGAAATATTAGGTATAAACTGAACCAAACTATATGACAAATATACCTATGTGACTGATTTATATGACCTGAAGTTGATCAATTTTATAGCCCTCAGTTTTGTTTATAGAACAGAGGATTTGTAGAATTGAGAGAATATATATCAAGCATAATACAGTAATGTGAATAGTAAGCTGGAGCAATTTAGAAAGAAGGATATGCAGCACAGACATTATGCATACTATTCCATGCACGATGAGTAATAAAGGATCAGAGacagctttttttgtttcctgaGGCAACATGCAGAGCTTTGCTAATTTCCGCTGGCTCTCCACAGGGACAGAACCCTGGCCTACAGTTGCTCAAATTACTTCCTGGAAACAGTTTCTGGAATATGATTATGTTTTGCGTCTCCTTTACTCCCCAAAACAATTAGGCTGTGAAGTGGCAGGAAAAGTGTGGTCATAGTATTGTGCAGTGAAGCATGTCTCCCTCCAGGTTTGAACAAATGAGCTACACAAAAAGATTATTTCTATGTCATCACGTACTGATCCAGTGGTTTAGGAGAGTCAAATTTCctctaaaatgtgattttgaaacATCCAAAAATTCCACTATgatttaaaactcaaaacaaatgttaaattttaaaataattttcctATCATGAACACAAGCACTATATTAacttaaatttttaatttttcttcaaAGGtctgtgtcatatatgataTGAAGGTAAAATTAAGGTCACAGATTTATTAGATTTTCAGATATCTAATTGTAATATCAATATTTCAAGTGttgcaagtgtgtttgtgtgtggtggaACAGACTGTGGGTCTAACCTGCTCACCAGCATCTTGCAACCCATCTGTGTTTTTGCTGCCTCTGTGTGGCTGAGACTTGCCAGTGTGCGGTACGTCAAAGCCCCAGGACTTCAGTCTGTTGAGACCCTCCACGGAGCGGCCTGTAGGATTGATGCGATGAGCTGAGATACAAGCAGGTAGATCCCCCGTCTCCTTAAATTCTGGCCATGCACTGCCCCTCTGTGGTATAATTCACAGACACGCACATAGGGAGAGAGTGGATCATTTTTAGGCAATTTTTaatgaagagagaaaatgaaataggTTTTAATGTGCTCTCACCTTAACCACTCCTGGGAGAAGATGCCCTCTATCATCGGCAATGAAGGTGGTGTGACCGTCCTGTGCAGTGGGTCTCtgcacgcgcgcgcgcgcacacacacacacacacacacaaacagtgagcTGAAGTGATGTCACTTATCAAATTTTCAGCTGACAGTGCTACCTTTGGAACCACCAGGCAATGTGAAATACAACTAGTATAATACAACAGGACAGAAGTGCTGATACCTCTTTGAAGCGCTTTGTCTTACACCAGTTCTGCAGCCGCTGCGGCTTGAAGGCGGTGTCATACTGACGATAGAAAGTGTTGTGTCAGAATAAATGAGTAAACGCAGAACAGCAAAATGTTTGTTCCTCATTTTTTCACTCAGTGGAAGACGTATATTTTACCTGGTTTGCAGAGTAACTTGACGACATTTCTGCATCTGACTACAGCCGCGTCTTTTTTTGTTGACTCGTTGCTTAGCAACACAAACGACTTGTCCTTTCCGGACTTTTATGGCAAGACACTAGGCGCATGCGCacgagagaaaaaaaaatccacaacaaACACGATTTAGTTTGTGGACTGTTTGTAGGTCGATTTCCGGGTCACGGGCAGGAGGtcggaggagagaggagacgaggaggcacaaaatagagaaatgagaagagcctATTTGAatcaatgtgtgttttttttcctgtaataaCGATCGattgtagtttttgttgttgcttcGTGTCTCGTAACCTGAAATGGCCTTgaataacacatttattttggaaGATGTAACCGGAAGGTTTTAGTGGTTGGTTGATCTGACTACGGACAGACTTGGCTAGAGAGCATATCGTGTttaattatgctttattttCTCACACGTGGCTTccatataaatgtgttttgcactTTGCACACACTTTGCACTTGAAGCATATCATGTTTGAAAACGAAGTTATTATTTTGGAATATTTGACCAGAAGTTCATCTATTTTCTTCCGCCAGCTAACACGCCTCCAGGCAAGGTGGTTAGTAAGTCCCTCTCTTGATACATCCATGATATATCCAGATAATTTAAGCAATCcgtttatttttctaattagGAACATACATCAACTCTGCCGCAGCATAACTTTGCAGCTCCGGGTGGGTGAGTTTACAGCGAATCACAATTTAACGCTAACTCTCAAGCTGAGCCATTTCACTTAGCTAGTTGACTTTTCATTGTTTGATATAGACACCTGGTCCTCCCGCTGATTGTCCCTGAGCCATGGAGGGTCCGTCCTCTCGTTTATCTGACACCCAAGATGGACCGCTGTGGCTGGCGGGCAGGAGAGCCTCCGGTGGGGGGGCAGAGTCTGACACTGCCCTGGACACGAAAACACACTTTCGTGTCTGTCGCTTCATTATGGAGACAGGTAACTAACCCACAGCATGCTGTATGTTTGATATGGAAGCTCATTTCCGCCatgaaaaaaagatcaaaagtTATgcatgactaaaaaaaaatatggtagGTCAAATTACAAAATCAAAATTAGGAGATAGTAAGTACAAGTTTTTATATTTGACTATTTAAGGCTAAATTATTATTCACTATCATAATTCTGACTTGTGTCATAATTTTGACCAaagtaattttttatttttatcatttaattgtttCTTTCATCTCCAGGGCTCCATAATAGTGAGATATATTATTCAGTAGAGGTGCACTAAGGTACtggggtctcatttataaaacagtgcgTAAGATCCATACTAAAAGTGTGCGTGCGCATAAAAGCCGGAAATGGCGTGCAGATTTATAAAACCCTGCGTacgcacaaatgcacacatattTCCCTTTGTAAATCACAGTCCACCTGGGAATGTGCGCACATGGATCAGCCTCATATCCCGCCTTCCACACGCCCACATTCAACCATAAACGTTCGATGcaaaaacattaatgaataTTGATGTACATGTGTCTCTCTCGCCACATcaatcactctctctgtctttagacGCCTAGCCAATACGTGTCGAGAGTCAGTGTATCGGCTCCACAACTGACACTCTCCTTTGCGAGGCAGTGCTGATGAAATGTTGGGCGGACTTTAACATCTGAGTTGGCTGATatcttttcaaattaaaagatgCTCATGGAGTAATCCCGTcgtttgtttttatagatcacaGCTTTTGCGTGGGAAGTGGCGTACCCCTCTTTCAGGCCCCGTTTTGAGCGTACGCAACGATTATAAATGAGACCCCCGTTGATTATTTATGAGAGGGAGAGGGGTGGTGCAAAATGAGAGAGGCACGTcaaataattttcaaataatCGTACCTTCCTAttgagtttgtgtttgaatgtgaaGGGTTAAATGAAGGAAGCCTCTTCAGAATTTAGAGATTTTGTAGATGGTAATCAGTATGTGACTCTGTGTGAATGAATCTGTCAAAGATGAtgacattgatttttttttttttttactgctccTTCCTTGCTCAGGAGTGAAGCTGGAAATGTGCTCGGTGCCCGTGGCTACAGCGTGTGTGTTGTACCACCATTTCTTTGAGCGTGTCAGCATGTGTGCATATGAACCCTACCTGGTGGCCATGAGCTGTTTGTACCTGGCTGGCAAAGTGGAAGAGCAGCACATCAGAACCCGTGACATCATCAACGTAAGCCACAGGTAAAATGCTTGGTCAACATTGGACACTAAAGGCTTTGTATTCTGCTGAATAGCCACATTAATCATTGATCATACCGCTGAGAGCAAAAATACTTGAGGTACAAGGCTGCAACTATGGCTTTGTTATCCattaatctactgattattGGAAAATGCCCATGTCATTCTTTTGACAATGGAGAGAGATTTGTGTCATAATGATTGACattctgtgtgtaaatgtgtaatctgtaaatataaaacaccttccacaaatacaaaaaaaagatttgtaaactcacaaaaatGCAGCCTTACTGCtgaacttttcctctgctccgctcgcattcaccgtcaTTTTTCTGACGCTCGTTCTTCActtacgcactgccctattccttaaaaggagttacgATATctgcagtttcccaggcaacgacacagacgttGTCTCACTTTTTGAAACAGCGCTATTatttggcctggcgggggttcttgttgtactattataggggaaacactgg
This window of the Thunnus albacares chromosome 5, fThuAlb1.1, whole genome shotgun sequence genome carries:
- the zgc:101663 gene encoding alpha-1,3-mannosyl-glycoprotein 4-beta-N-acetylglucosaminyltransferase C; translated protein: MRRHARKKNVILAVLLIAGGLYFINHSNFLISGWTKSHQPTPNKLIWEAERLVSKESWVERGDYLPLNVSYELLAGAPSTQPRFLSVGLSSVKRKKGSYLIPTLQSLFSQSSPEERSSMVVVVLLADFDVSWRVTTVREIKTAFALELEQGHLVVLHVPEEWYPPLTGLKRNYNDAPDRVSFRSKQNLDYSFLIHYSTGLGQYYLQLEDDISSAKNFLSTIKRHVEEQEAKKTTWAMLEFSSLGFIGKLYRSAHLPLLARFLFLFYQEMPCDWLMSHFRELLTQSKPILLKPSLFQHMGTFSSFQGIYNKLKDKDFEEGLYSNPPAEVYSNMSTYQKHFPKLAWDAGEGFFWGRSPEKGNYLTVVFRDPTVVTEIFVETGSGGKDLLESASVEIGHNVVTIDKDKKSCKEFQSVGTMENGRFGMQEVDKKYGSESSCLRIQVTAGQRDWVIIRKIRIATKPRTPPHQAQV
- the cfap126 gene encoding protein Flattop: MSSSYSANQYDTAFKPQRLQNWCKTKRFKERPTAQDGHTTFIADDRGHLLPGVVKRGSAWPEFKETGDLPACISAHRINPTGRSVEGLNRLKSWGFDVPHTGKSQPHRGSKNTDGLQDAGEQTNGGEQQDGAAPSSIHTSAAEARPASQTRPVTGGERTANQTDQDLQAVVFGSDAQPAKDKQAVQDTEENAALRPATAKGTGSRPDTGKGKPVCNVSVVSQGKPSSSKQRDRDAQQDQ